AGAATACAGTATCTGGGCCTCCAACCTCAAGCATTCAATTGTTACTTCAGTCCGACCGATTATTGTCCGTCAAAATCGCCGGCCACCGGCGTCCCGGTCATTCCAAGGTTAAACGGCCCGCCGGCCAGCTGATAACCGGCGCTGCTGAAATAAATATACCACAATCCGCCATTGGCGGACACCACGGCCGGGTCCGCCGAGCCATCGCCGTCAAAATCGCCGGCCACCGGAACCCCGGACACGCCAAAATCAAACGGCCCGCCGGCCAGCTGGTAACCGGCGCTGCTGAAGTAGATATACCACAATCCGCCATTGGCGGACACCACGGCCGGGTCCGCCGAACCATCGTTGTCAAAATCGGCCGCCACGGGTAAACCAGAAACGCCGAAATCAAACGGCCCGTCGCCCAGTTGATATTTCAGGCTGGAAAACCAGATATACCACAGGGAATTAACAACTACGGCCGGGTCGGCGAATCTATCGTTGTCAAAATCGCCGGCCACCGGAACTCCGGACACGCCGAAATTGAACGGACCGTCGCCCAATTGATACCCCAGGCTGGAAAAACAGATATACCACCATGGGCCGACCGTTACGGCCGGGTCGGCCGAGCCGTCGTTGTCAAAATCGCCGGCCACCGGAACCCCGGACACGCCGAAATTATAGGGACCGGACATTTGATACCCGCTGCTGTAAAACCAGACATACCAGTTGCCGCCGATTACCACGGCCGGGTCGGCATATGCTTGTGTTTTTGACGGCGCGCCCTCGCCGCGAATGACCAAAGCATAAGGCTGGGGGCCGTTCGGAACGTTGTGGCCGCGGACCGTGATCTGAACTGTTCCGGTAACGGCGCAGGCGGCATCAACGCTTTCCACGTTGTTGATTCGGTCGGCCTCTGCCAATCCGTTGGGATAATGGGTAACGCCATCGGGCGTTTTGACGGTCAAATCAAGGTCGTTGACCAGTTGTTTCGCGGCCGCGAGCGTGGCCGGATAATCGGACCAGCACAAAGTGATATTGACCGTATTGGTCCCGGAGAGGGCAAACGAATAAATTTTAGCGGCCCCCGTAACCAGCGCGCCGGCCGCATTGGTCACATCATAATAAACATTGGTCTTGTCCCCCCCGGGAAAAAGGGTGTTATCCATGTCCACCTGCCCCCAGCCTTCAACATTGTTCGGCCGCGCATTCGGAATTTCGCGGTACCGGCCGGCGCCGTACTGGCCGGGCGACAGGGAGCGGGCCCCGTTGAGAAGAATCGCCTTCATCAATGCCGCGCTCGGGGATGCAAAGCCGCAGTGTTGCTGGAGACACTGGCGCATCAAGGCGGCCGCGCCGGTCGTGAGGGGGGCGGACATGCTTGTGCCGCCGCTGAATACATAAAAATTGCTGGCGGCATTGCCCAATACGCCCACCCCCGTGCCCCAGGCAATACTGGCGCCCGGCATGCGGGAACGGCAGGAAACGATATCAGTGCCCGGCGCCGCGATATCCGGCTTGAAGCGCCCGTCAAGGCACGGGCCGCGGCTGGAAAAAGCCGCCATGCCCTGGTGCGTTTCAAAGGCGGTGGAGATCAGGTCTCCCCGAATCGGATCAACCGGATAATCACGGGGCCAGACATCTCCGTATATTTCAGCCGAGTACCCCCCCGAGCCGGAAGGCCGGTCGGTCTCGGACGCGCCCACGGTAAGAACATTCTTGGCGGTACCGGGCGAACCAACGGAAGAAGGATCAATTACGCCGTCACGGTCGGCGTCTATCCCTTCATTGCCGGAGGAAAACACAACGAGCATGTCCCGCACATCCCACATGAACTGATCGGCATATTGCGACTCGGCGTCGTATCTCCCGGCGACGGAAGACCCCCAGCTGTTGTTATGCAGACGGGCGCCGTTGGTATATGCCTGATAGAAAAGATTTGTCAATACGTCGGGGAGCCCGCCCAGTCTCCCCGCATTATCCATGACGCTTTGAAAGACCAGGGACGCCTCATAGGCCGCGCCGCGGAACAAACCATTGCTCCAGGCCACACCGCTGCCCAGCACGGACCCGGCCACATGCGTGCCATGGCCGCCATGCGAAGTCGCATCAGACCAATCGTTGCTTTCCGGCCGGCCGAGGGCAAATGCGGCGACGATGCGGTTGCTGAAATCAGGATGAATCGTGTCGGCGTCGCCGGTATCCAAACCGGTGTCGGCCACGGCCACAATCTGCCCCGCGCCCGTAAGATTGCTGTTTGTCCACAGGTTCCGGACGTTCATATGTTCGTCATCCGTGGCAATATTGTTGTGCAACCGGGGGGCGACATAAATTTCAATGAATTCAACTTCCGGAAGCGCGATCAGTTCAGCCGCGGTTGCGACCGGCATCCGGGCGCGGATCAAACCGCGGCGGCCCGCCGCCGCAACCGAAAAAACCCGGCAGTTTTTTGCCAGGATAACATCGCGCACCACTGAAACCGTTTCGGCGGAAAAAGTCTGGATTGTAAAATTTTCAATTGCGGCGCCCGCCGTGCCGCCCGTTTGGCGCGCCAGGGCAAAACGGCGCCCCAGACCGTGATCAATCTTGTAATCGGGTTGGAAAGCCCCTATCCAGCGCACGCATTCCAGTTCGGCGACCAAGCCAAGCTGGGCCCGGGTCAATTCCGCGATAAAGGCGTTTTCAGGCAGATAACCGCCCAGACGCGCGCCGGTTTGCTCCACCGCTTCCTTCCATAACTGGCGGACCGGACCGGCAAACTGGATAATGAACAGCCGGCGAGCGTCCGGGTCGTCGGATTGGACAAACATGGAGCCGGAATCGGCGGCGACTTTATCCTGCGGCTTGAACAAACCGCTCCGGGCCTGCCGCGCGGCGGGCGAGGTGTCAATGACGGCATTGCGCAATCGGATGGACGCCCCATCAACCGGCGCGGCGGACGATAACATTGCGAACAAAAATGACGCGCCCAACACCCCCGCCAATGCCGCGGCATTATGTTTTTTTTTCATGCGGTTTTCCCTTTTTCCTGTTTTATACATTCAATTCTTTTTTCAAGGGCAAACGCACGGCGCCGCCTGTCTTTCGCCGCAAAACATTTCACATATTTTACGCGCGACCAGCTCGTGTCCTTTTTCGTTAGGATGCGCCAAATCGGCAAAATAATTCACAACGCCGTTTTTTCCCATTTTTTTAAAGGTTTCATGCAGATCAACACAAGCCGTTTTTCTTGCCCCTGCAACAACTTTTACCATCGCGGCATAATCGTCAAGCATGTTGAATCTCGGCCCCCTTCCGGGCATCGTCGCCAGCAGCAGGATTGACGTCCGCCCGTTTGTGTCGCCGGCGATCCTGTCCAGGTAATCATCCAGCGATTTGCCGAAAGACTCCGCCGAAAATTTCCTGGATTTGTCATTGTAACCGAAATGAATGATCACCAAATCGGGCTTCGCCCCGTCAAAATCCCTGGGCAGCCAAGTCCGCGCCCATACAAGATCGGAACCTCCGACGGCTTTGCTTTCCGAGTATATTTCACCGTAACCGAACTTTTCCCTGAGCATTGTTTCCAGCGCTTTTGCATATCGGTCGCGATCCATGTTTTTCAGCCCCACTCCGACCGTGATGGAGTCGCCAATGCAGAATATCCTGACCGGCTTTTTATCCCGGAGTTTGGCCAAAACTGTTTCAAACGGAAGAAACGTTTTGGCTTTCACCGCTTGGTCTTTTATTTTACCTTCAAACATCAAGTCATCAACGCAGAATTCATGAACCGGGATGTTTTTATTGTTGTGCGAAATTTTCCACCCAGTGCCGAATTGAAAATTAATCAGACCGCTCGGGACGAGGGCCGTTCCGCTGAAATTAACCGGCTCAAAATCGCCCTGCGGAATGAAGTCGGACCAGCCGACGCAAAACGGGCGCCATTGGGTATTCTTCAGCGAAAAAGCGCAGGCGTATGAATATCCATATCTGTCTGATGCCGTTATATATCCGTAATTATCGGAACCATCCCCCTTGACCTTGAAGGATATCCCCTCAAATCCATCCATGTCCATCTTGTCGCTCCCTGGAAACCAATATTTCCCGTAGTTTTTGCGGACAATACCCGGCATTTTGATTTTTATCGCCGAATTTCCCGGCTTTTCCCCTGCGCATCTTTCAAAAGATGCCGTGGCGCTCGCGTTCGTCCAGCCGTTAAGAGTCTCAAAATCATCTATCATTATGTTTTCAGGCATAGCGCCGGGCGCTTTTGAAACCAAAAGAAAGACGGAAAACAAAAAGATAAAAAAACGGGCGGAATTCAGTCTGATCAATTTGACTCCCTTGAAAAAAAATTTCATCCCAGCTTTTGTTTCAACAACTCCCGTGCCATTTGCGGATTGGCCTTGCCGCGGCTCAGGCGCATGACCTGGCCAACCAGGTATTTCAGGGCCGCCTCTTTCCCGGCCCGGTAGTCGGACACAGATTTGGGATTGCTCTCCATGGCTTTCCGGACAAAATCTTCAATTTCACCCGCATCGCTCACCTGGACGAGCCCCATGGCTTCCATCAACCGGCCGGGGGCGCCGCCTTTTTCAAACAGCGCCGCGAAAATCTGCTTGGCGCTGTTGGAATTGATTTTCCCCTCGTCCGCCAGTTTCACGAGTTCCGCGAGGGACTGCGGCGTGATCTGCGCGTCCTTGATCTCCATTTCCTTTTCGGCAAGCAGGCGGAGCATCTCGGTCATGACAAAATTGGAAACCGCCTTCGGGTTAACCGAGAGGCCGGCGGCCTTCTCAAAAAAATCGGCGAGGTCCTTGTCGGCCGACAACACCTTGGCGTCATACTCGGGGATTGCATACTGGCGCGCGAGGCGCGCGCACCGCTGGCGCGGCAGTTCGGGGATATCCTTTTCCCAGAGCTGAATCTGCTCCCGGCTCAAGAGCACCGGCAGGAGGTCCGGGTCCGG
This genomic stretch from Kiritimatiellia bacterium harbors:
- a CDS encoding S8 family serine peptidase is translated as MKKKHNAAALAGVLGASFLFAMLSSAAPVDGASIRLRNAVIDTSPAARQARSGLFKPQDKVAADSGSMFVQSDDPDARRLFIIQFAGPVRQLWKEAVEQTGARLGGYLPENAFIAELTRAQLGLVAELECVRWIGAFQPDYKIDHGLGRRFALARQTGGTAGAAIENFTIQTFSAETVSVVRDVILAKNCRVFSVAAAGRRGLIRARMPVATAAELIALPEVEFIEIYVAPRLHNNIATDDEHMNVRNLWTNSNLTGAGQIVAVADTGLDTGDADTIHPDFSNRIVAAFALGRPESNDWSDATSHGGHGTHVAGSVLGSGVAWSNGLFRGAAYEASLVFQSVMDNAGRLGGLPDVLTNLFYQAYTNGARLHNNSWGSSVAGRYDAESQYADQFMWDVRDMLVVFSSGNEGIDADRDGVIDPSSVGSPGTAKNVLTVGASETDRPSGSGGYSAEIYGDVWPRDYPVDPIRGDLISTAFETHQGMAAFSSRGPCLDGRFKPDIAAPGTDIVSCRSRMPGASIAWGTGVGVLGNAASNFYVFSGGTSMSAPLTTGAAALMRQCLQQHCGFASPSAALMKAILLNGARSLSPGQYGAGRYREIPNARPNNVEGWGQVDMDNTLFPGGDKTNVYYDVTNAAGALVTGAAKIYSFALSGTNTVNITLCWSDYPATLAAAKQLVNDLDLTVKTPDGVTHYPNGLAEADRINNVESVDAACAVTGTVQITVRGHNVPNGPQPYALVIRGEGAPSKTQAYADPAVVIGGNWYVWFYSSGYQMSGPYNFGVSGVPVAGDFDNDGSADPAVTVGPWWYICFSSLGYQLGDGPFNFGVSGVPVAGDFDNDRFADPAVVVNSLWYIWFSSLKYQLGDGPFDFGVSGLPVAADFDNDGSADPAVVSANGGLWYIYFSSAGYQLAGGPFDFGVSGVPVAGDFDGDGSADPAVVSANGGLWYIYFSSAGYQLAGGPFNLGMTGTPVAGDFDGQ
- a CDS encoding CIA30 family protein, with product MPENIMIDDFETLNGWTNASATASFERCAGEKPGNSAIKIKMPGIVRKNYGKYWFPGSDKMDMDGFEGISFKVKGDGSDNYGYITASDRYGYSYACAFSLKNTQWRPFCVGWSDFIPQGDFEPVNFSGTALVPSGLINFQFGTGWKISHNNKNIPVHEFCVDDLMFEGKIKDQAVKAKTFLPFETVLAKLRDKKPVRIFCIGDSITVGVGLKNMDRDRYAKALETMLREKFGYGEIYSESKAVGGSDLVWARTWLPRDFDGAKPDLVIIHFGYNDKSRKFSAESFGKSLDDYLDRIAGDTNGRTSILLLATMPGRGPRFNMLDDYAAMVKVVAGARKTACVDLHETFKKMGKNGVVNYFADLAHPNEKGHELVARKICEMFCGERQAAPCVCP